In Methanosarcinales archaeon, the DNA window ATAGCTCAAAACCAATTAAAAAGTTAGTATGAATAAAAAAAGTAAAACCATCCTCAGCGTTATTGCACTCGTTGCAGTGGTAGCGTACCTTACATTCACTGGAATGGGTAATTCTATCAACGAATATATTGAAATCACTGAACTGAAAAATGGTGGTTTTAATGGGAAACTGGTCAATGTAAACGGAAGTGTAGTTAATGATACAATCACCTGGGACCCGGGAGAGACAGAACTCACTTTCGAAATGACTGATGGTCAGGACACCATGGATGTATATTACAAAGGGAATATCCCCAACAGTTTCGCAGCAGATATTCCTGTAGTAGTACAGGGGCAGTATTCAGATGGCCTTTTTACAGCAAGGAATATTCTTGTAAAATGTCCGTCCAAATATGAAGCAGATATTCAGGAATAAGATGTACACTTTCTTTTTTAGATTCTGATATTTGTCCAAAAAGGTTTGAAGGCACCGGCTTGCAATAGTAGGCACGCCGGTATGTGTTGCTATATCCCTGAAGGACTGCC includes these proteins:
- a CDS encoding cytochrome c maturation protein CcmE, translated to MNKKSKTILSVIALVAVVAYLTFTGMGNSINEYIEITELKNGGFNGKLVNVNGSVVNDTITWDPGETELTFEMTDGQDTMDVYYKGNIPNSFAADIPVVVQGQYSDGLFTARNILVKCPSKYEADIQE